ATCATAGGAGACAACGTGTAAGGCACAAATAAAGAGGACACGGATTCTACGATCCCGATAAGAAGTCCTCCAATAATAGCCCCCGGAATGCTGCCAAGACCTCCCAGAACAACTGTAACAAACGCCGTTGTTCCAAATAACGATCCGATAGCCGGGTACAACTGATTGAAAGGAAGTAACGCGACGCCCGCAGCGCCTAACAAAGCCATACCTGTTCCAAATGCAATGCTAAATGTTTTATCAACCGAAATTCCCATTAATTTGGCCGCGTTCCGGTCTTGCCCAACCGCACGGATTCTGCGCCCCATTTCGGTCCGATTCATGAAAAGATAGAACAATAAGGTGACGATGGCACACAGAAAAAAAGCATAGAGCTTTGGTGTGTTAATAATAATGGAACCAAGTTGAATCGTTTCACCCGAGAACGATGATTTCGCTACCCGGTAATCCGCCTTAAACACAGCAAGAAACCCATTTTCAATC
The sequence above is a segment of the Effusibacillus dendaii genome. Coding sequences within it:
- a CDS encoding branched-chain amino acid ABC transporter permease yields the protein MLQAVVQGILMGSVYGLIALGLTLIFGIMRVINFGHGTFLMVAMFISYFGITYLGLHPYLTLLIVVPAMFVIGYATNRWLIQPVLNKEQDVREPISALLLTAAISIVIENGFLAVFKADYRVAKSSFSGETIQLGSIIINTPKLYAFFLCAIVTLLFYLFMNRTEMGRRIRAVGQDRNAAKLMGISVDKTFSIAFGTGMALLGAAGVALLPFNQLYPAIGSLFGTTAFVTVVLGGLGSIPGAIIGGLLIGIVESVSSLFVPYTLSPMIVLYGFLIFLFIRPSGLFGSPHDW